Proteins encoded together in one Flavobacteriales bacterium window:
- a CDS encoding substrate-binding domain-containing protein codes for MRSPGLLMLLLAACRSGPPDPRSDDSPTFGHVLVLADQDLRPVIEDQRTTFEALYEKARIEVRYLPERQLVQAMLNDSVRAVFGTFLPGGDQQAYFRTRQLTPFTEAVATEAIAVLSHPAGPDSLSLDELRGILTDGRFGDRPCTALLDDAGSGVARTLVDSLWTGATDQPLKVQLARGPEDLVQRLRTDSASIGLLAFSLLSDLDDPACRALRDGLRLVPVHAGQGPALVPTQGTLKDGRYPLRRPLMMLVTEGKSGLGTGFASFVAGHKGQRILLKKGLAPAHVPAREVMIVTP; via the coding sequence ATGCGGAGCCCCGGCCTGCTGATGCTCCTCCTGGCCGCCTGCCGCAGCGGCCCGCCCGACCCGCGCAGCGACGACAGCCCCACCTTCGGCCACGTGCTCGTCCTGGCCGACCAGGACCTCCGACCCGTGATCGAGGACCAGCGCACCACCTTCGAAGCCCTGTACGAAAAGGCCCGGATCGAGGTGCGCTACCTGCCTGAACGCCAGCTCGTTCAGGCCATGCTGAACGACAGCGTACGGGCCGTCTTCGGCACCTTCCTCCCCGGCGGTGACCAGCAGGCCTACTTCCGCACCCGGCAGCTGACCCCCTTCACCGAAGCCGTGGCCACTGAGGCCATCGCTGTGCTGAGCCACCCCGCCGGCCCCGACAGCCTGAGCCTCGACGAGCTCCGCGGCATCCTGACCGACGGCCGGTTTGGCGACCGGCCCTGCACCGCCCTGCTGGACGACGCTGGCAGCGGGGTGGCGCGCACCCTGGTGGACAGCCTGTGGACGGGGGCCACCGACCAGCCCCTCAAGGTGCAGCTGGCCCGGGGGCCGGAGGACCTGGTGCAGCGCCTGCGCACCGACAGCGCCTCCATCGGGTTGCTCGCCTTCAGCCTGTTGAGCGACCTGGACGACCCCGCCTGCCGCGCGCTGCGCGACGGACTTCGGCTGGTGCCCGTCCACGCTGGCCAGGGCCCGGCGTTGGTGCCCACCCAGGGCACCTTGAAGGACGGGCGCTACCCCCTGCGGCGGCCCTTGATGATGCTGGTGACCGAGGGCAAGAGCGGGCTTGGCACGGGGTTCGCTTCCTTTGTGGCCGGACACAAGGGTCAACGCATCCTCCTCAAGAAAGGCCTCGCCCCAGCGCACGTGCCTGCCCGCGAAGTGATGATCGTGACCCCCTGA
- a CDS encoding biopolymer transporter ExbD, translating to MADAPGGGEEGGGGKRHQKKRAKKGSTRIDMTPMVDLAFLLLTFFILTTTMYKPSTLQMTFPVPDEDPTDDKKTELSNAITLILTAKDQIFYYLGEFHTPTDGSGKPPTALTRTDFSKVRQVLLERNKEAVEKLNQLARDFNTGKIDEAAYDSLRRKTKGEPTNLKAIIKTDKDAKYRNMIDIVDEMDISGIGSYGVLDSLKTAEQLLLDAEKATL from the coding sequence ATGGCAGACGCACCCGGTGGAGGCGAAGAAGGCGGCGGCGGAAAACGCCACCAGAAGAAACGCGCCAAGAAGGGCAGCACCCGCATCGACATGACGCCGATGGTGGACCTGGCCTTCCTGCTGCTCACCTTCTTCATCCTCACCACCACCATGTACAAACCGAGCACCCTGCAGATGACCTTCCCGGTGCCGGACGAGGACCCCACGGACGACAAAAAGACCGAGCTGAGCAACGCCATCACGCTCATCCTCACCGCCAAGGACCAGATCTTCTACTACCTGGGCGAGTTCCACACCCCCACCGACGGCAGCGGCAAGCCGCCCACCGCCCTCACCCGCACCGACTTCAGCAAGGTGCGTCAAGTGCTGCTGGAGCGCAACAAGGAGGCCGTGGAGAAGCTCAATCAGCTGGCACGCGACTTCAACACCGGCAAGATCGACGAGGCCGCCTACGACAGCCTGCGGCGCAAGACCAAGGGCGAACCCACCAACCTGAAGGCCATCATCAAGACCGACAAGGACGCCAAGTACCGCAACATGATCGACATCGTCGATGAGATGGACATCAGCGGCATCGGCTCCTATGGTGTGCTGGACAGCCTGAAGACCGCCGAACAGCTGCTGCTCGACGCCGAGAAAGCAACCCTCTGA
- a CDS encoding VanZ family protein — protein sequence MLRHLRWALLWAMAILVLCLIPGRSLPQWGWFDLLDLDKLVHALLFLGQTVLLAAAFLGRGRPVSYLAWAVGLSVAYGLGTEVLQGLQALGRRTDPMDMLANTIGAFSGAWFVALRRRKGRAIVPAFLR from the coding sequence ATGCTGCGCCACCTGCGCTGGGCCCTGCTCTGGGCCATGGCCATCCTGGTGCTCTGCCTGATCCCCGGCCGGAGCCTGCCCCAATGGGGCTGGTTCGACCTGCTGGATCTGGACAAGCTGGTGCACGCCCTGCTCTTCCTCGGGCAGACGGTGTTGCTGGCCGCGGCTTTCCTGGGCCGCGGACGTCCGGTGTCCTACCTCGCCTGGGCCGTCGGGCTCAGCGTGGCCTATGGCCTGGGCACCGAGGTGCTGCAGGGGCTGCAGGCCCTGGGCCGCCGCACGGACCCCATGGACATGCTGGCCAACACCATCGGCGCGTTCAGCGGAGCCTGGTTCGTGGCCCTGCGCCGACGGAAGGGACGGGCCATCGTACCGGCCTTCCTCCGTTGA
- a CDS encoding amino acid permease, which translates to MNQLFRRKPATHDAAPEGEIHGGAALGRHLTLRDLTFFGIAAIIGAGSFSSMGQACASGGPGVVLLFVLCAVACGFTALCYAEFAARVPASGSAYTYAYVSFGELFAWIIGWALLMEYSIGNIYVAFSWSGYFTNLLDAAGLHLPEWLTINYRSAHDAALAGTAGEGLTAWTTAPLIAGLRIILDLPAFAINVLITALCYVGVRESRNASNIMVIVKLVIIVLVIGVGIAYVDIDRWTPFLPNGFGGVMAGASAVFFAYIGFDAVSTLAEESRDPQRDLPRGMMLSLVICTVVYILLALVLTGMVPFAQLGVSDPLAEVFALRGVKWMLLLVSIAAVVAMTSVMLVFQLGQPRIWMSMSRDGLLPKPFARIHPRYRTPGFSTLVTGLVVGVPILFTDEAFILDFTSIGTLFAFVLVCGGVLLMPRRERGPSGFHLPHINGRWIVPALLLLAVVLVRLGVPGYFSDLLDPAGQHGDQRIPLLVYWALCVGMAALSFVHRWSLIPVLGLASCCYLLTGMAASNWKWFGTWLVIGLVCYFAYGYRHSRLARLPRTL; encoded by the coding sequence ATGAACCAGCTCTTCCGCCGCAAACCCGCTACGCACGACGCTGCTCCGGAGGGTGAGATCCACGGCGGAGCGGCGCTCGGCCGACACCTCACCCTGCGCGACCTCACCTTCTTCGGCATCGCCGCCATCATCGGCGCCGGCAGCTTCAGCAGCATGGGCCAGGCCTGCGCCAGCGGCGGCCCCGGCGTGGTGCTCCTCTTCGTGCTGTGCGCGGTGGCCTGCGGCTTCACCGCCCTGTGCTACGCCGAGTTCGCCGCCCGCGTTCCCGCCAGCGGAAGCGCCTACACCTATGCCTACGTGAGCTTCGGCGAGCTCTTCGCCTGGATCATCGGCTGGGCCCTGCTCATGGAGTACAGCATCGGCAACATCTACGTGGCCTTCAGCTGGAGCGGCTACTTCACCAACCTGCTCGACGCCGCCGGCCTGCACCTGCCCGAATGGCTCACCATCAACTACCGCAGTGCGCACGACGCAGCGCTTGCCGGCACCGCCGGTGAAGGCCTCACCGCCTGGACCACCGCCCCCCTCATCGCCGGTCTGCGCATCATCCTCGACCTGCCGGCCTTCGCCATCAACGTCCTCATCACCGCGCTGTGCTACGTGGGTGTGCGCGAAAGCCGCAACGCCAGCAACATCATGGTCATCGTCAAGCTGGTCATCATCGTCCTGGTGATCGGCGTGGGCATCGCGTATGTCGACATCGACCGGTGGACGCCCTTCCTGCCCAACGGCTTCGGTGGCGTGATGGCCGGGGCCAGCGCCGTCTTCTTCGCCTACATCGGCTTCGACGCCGTGAGCACCCTGGCCGAGGAAAGCCGCGACCCACAGCGCGACCTGCCCCGCGGCATGATGCTCAGCCTCGTCATCTGCACGGTCGTCTACATCCTGCTCGCCCTCGTGCTCACCGGCATGGTGCCCTTCGCCCAGCTGGGCGTCAGCGACCCGCTGGCCGAGGTCTTCGCCCTGCGCGGGGTGAAGTGGATGCTGCTGCTGGTGAGCATCGCCGCCGTGGTGGCCATGACCAGCGTGATGCTGGTCTTCCAGCTCGGCCAGCCCCGCATCTGGATGAGCATGAGCCGCGACGGCCTGCTGCCCAAGCCGTTCGCCCGCATCCACCCGCGCTACCGCACCCCCGGCTTCAGCACCCTGGTCACCGGCCTGGTGGTGGGCGTGCCCATCCTGTTCACCGACGAGGCCTTCATCCTCGATTTCACCAGCATCGGCACCCTGTTCGCGTTCGTGCTGGTCTGCGGCGGTGTGCTGCTGATGCCCCGCCGCGAACGCGGCCCCTCCGGCTTCCACCTGCCGCACATCAACGGGCGCTGGATCGTGCCCGCGCTCCTGCTGCTGGCCGTGGTGCTCGTCCGCCTGGGCGTCCCCGGCTACTTCAGCGACCTGCTCGACCCTGCCGGGCAGCACGGCGACCAGCGCATCCCCCTGCTGGTGTATTGGGCGCTCTGCGTCGGCATGGCCGCCCTGAGCTTCGTGCACCGCTGGTCGCTGATCCCGGTCCTCGGCCTGGCCTCCTGCTGCTACCTGCTCACCGGCATGGCCGCCAGCAACTGGAAGTGGTTCGGCACTTGGCTCGTCATCGGCCTGGTGTGCTACTTCGCCTACGGCTACCGCCACAGCCGGTTGGCGCGCCTGCCACGCACCCTCTGA
- the cysD gene encoding sulfate adenylyltransferase subunit CysD: protein MHSYRLTHLKELESESMHILREVAAQFENPALLFSGGKDSIVCFHLARKAFHPAKVPFPLVHVDTGHNFAETMIFRDDLVKEHGAKLIVGSVQESIDIGRVQEETGYYASRNKLQTVTLLDTIEKHKIDCAIGGGRRDEEKARAKERVFSHRDEFGQWDPKNQRPELWNLYNGKKRPGEHFRAFPISNWTEMDVWQYILLERIPIPSIYFSHEREVFDRDGVIYANSPFMRLKPEEKPYQKRVRFRTIGDMSCTGAVDSPASTLEEIIEEVASSRVTERGSRMDDKRSEAAMEDRKKEGYF, encoded by the coding sequence ATGCATTCATACCGATTAACGCACCTCAAGGAGCTCGAGAGCGAGAGCATGCACATCCTGCGCGAGGTGGCCGCACAGTTCGAGAACCCCGCGCTGCTCTTCAGCGGCGGCAAGGATTCCATCGTGTGCTTCCACCTGGCGCGCAAGGCCTTCCACCCCGCCAAGGTGCCCTTCCCCCTGGTGCACGTGGACACCGGGCACAACTTCGCCGAGACGATGATCTTCCGCGACGACCTGGTGAAGGAGCACGGCGCCAAGCTCATCGTGGGCAGTGTGCAGGAGAGCATCGACATCGGCCGCGTGCAGGAGGAAACGGGGTACTACGCCAGCCGCAACAAGTTGCAGACCGTGACCCTGCTCGATACGATCGAGAAGCACAAGATCGATTGCGCCATCGGTGGCGGCCGCCGTGATGAGGAGAAGGCCCGGGCGAAGGAGCGCGTGTTCAGCCACCGCGACGAGTTCGGCCAGTGGGACCCCAAGAACCAGCGGCCCGAGCTGTGGAACCTCTACAACGGCAAGAAGCGTCCCGGCGAGCACTTCCGCGCCTTCCCCATCAGCAACTGGACCGAGATGGACGTGTGGCAGTATATCCTGCTCGAGAGGATCCCGATCCCCAGCATCTACTTCAGCCACGAGCGCGAGGTTTTCGATCGCGACGGCGTGATCTATGCGAACTCGCCCTTCATGCGCCTGAAGCCGGAAGAGAAGCCCTACCAGAAACGCGTGCGCTTCCGCACCATCGGCGACATGAGCTGCACCGGCGCAGTGGATTCGCCGGCGAGCACGCTGGAGGAGATCATCGAGGAGGTGGCGTCCTCGCGCGTGACCGAGCGTGGCAGCCGCATGGATGACAAGCGAAGCGAAGCGGCGATGGAGGACCGGAAGAAGGAGGGTTATTTCTAG
- the cysC gene encoding adenylyl-sulfate kinase, translating to MPSPAHIHPVFDRLLQRSDKEALLGQRGAAVWMTGLSGSGKTTIARELERMLHASQVHSIVLDGDNVRTGINSNLGFSEADRTENIRRIAEVAKLFVQNGAVVICCFVSPSIAIREQAKAIIGADDFIEVFIDTPLEECERRDVKGLYAKARSGEVKDFTGISAPFEAPISPTVRISTVGRAEEECAFELFQFVMPRASRS from the coding sequence ATGCCCTCCCCCGCGCACATCCACCCGGTGTTCGACCGCCTGCTCCAGCGCTCCGACAAGGAGGCGCTCCTCGGTCAGCGCGGTGCCGCGGTGTGGATGACCGGCCTCAGCGGCAGCGGCAAGACCACCATCGCCCGGGAACTGGAGCGCATGCTCCATGCCTCGCAGGTGCATTCGATCGTCCTCGACGGCGACAACGTGCGCACCGGCATCAACAGCAACCTGGGCTTCTCGGAGGCCGACCGCACGGAGAACATCCGCCGCATCGCTGAAGTGGCGAAGCTGTTCGTGCAGAACGGCGCCGTGGTGATCTGCTGCTTCGTCTCGCCCTCCATCGCCATCCGCGAGCAGGCAAAGGCCATCATCGGTGCGGACGACTTCATCGAGGTCTTCATCGACACCCCGCTGGAGGAGTGCGAGCGCCGCGACGTGAAGGGGCTCTACGCCAAGGCCCGCTCCGGCGAGGTGAAGGACTTCACGGGCATCAGCGCGCCATTCGAGGCGCCGATTTCCCCCACCGTGCGCATCTCAACCGTCGGACGCGCGGAAGAGGAATGCGCGTTCGAGCTCTTCCAATTCGTGATGCCCCGCGCATCTCGCAGCTGA
- a CDS encoding dicarboxylate/amino acid:cation symporter, whose product MTSSNRLTLWIFIAMVLGIATGAGYRAAFPDEGSIAAFSDHISILTDIFLRLVKMIIAPLVLSTLVVGVAKLGDLGSVGRIGGRALLWFISASLVSLLLGMLLVNLFEPGVSLHLPLPPADASAGIDREAFTLRSFITHVFPKSVVEAMAHNEILQIVVFSLMLGVACAATGEKGEPIVKAMDSLGHVMLKVTGMVMNAAPFAVFGAMAAVIAQKGFGILWDYGRFILQFYFGLVLLWVVLLLVCWAIIGRRTGTLIGRIKDPLLLAFSTASSEAAYPRTLENLERFGCPNRIVSFILPLGYSFNLDGSMMYMTFASLFIAQAYGIDLSVSQQLTMLLVLMVTSKGIAGVPRASLVVIAGTLALFDIPEAGLLLLLGVDHLLDMGRSATNVVGNAVATVVVSKWEGMLEK is encoded by the coding sequence ATGACCAGCAGTAACCGGCTCACCCTGTGGATCTTCATCGCCATGGTGCTGGGGATCGCCACGGGGGCCGGCTACCGCGCCGCCTTCCCGGATGAGGGCTCCATCGCCGCCTTCAGCGACCACATCTCCATCCTCACGGACATCTTCCTGCGGCTGGTGAAGATGATCATCGCCCCGCTGGTGCTCAGCACCCTGGTGGTGGGCGTGGCCAAACTGGGCGACCTGGGCAGCGTGGGGCGCATCGGCGGCCGCGCCCTGCTATGGTTCATCAGCGCCAGCTTGGTGAGCCTGCTCCTGGGCATGCTGCTGGTGAACCTCTTCGAACCGGGCGTGAGCCTCCACCTGCCCCTGCCCCCCGCCGACGCCAGCGCCGGCATCGACCGCGAGGCCTTCACCCTGCGCAGCTTCATCACCCACGTCTTCCCAAAGAGCGTGGTGGAGGCCATGGCCCACAACGAGATCCTCCAGATCGTGGTCTTCTCCCTGATGCTCGGGGTGGCCTGCGCCGCCACCGGCGAGAAGGGCGAGCCCATCGTGAAGGCCATGGACAGCCTGGGCCACGTCATGCTCAAGGTCACCGGCATGGTGATGAACGCCGCCCCCTTCGCCGTCTTCGGCGCCATGGCCGCCGTCATCGCCCAGAAGGGCTTCGGCATCCTGTGGGACTACGGGAGGTTCATCCTGCAGTTCTACTTCGGCCTCGTGCTGCTGTGGGTGGTGCTGCTGCTCGTGTGCTGGGCCATCATCGGCCGCCGCACCGGCACCCTCATCGGCCGCATCAAGGACCCGCTGCTGCTGGCCTTCAGCACCGCCAGCAGCGAAGCGGCCTACCCCCGAACCCTGGAGAACCTCGAGCGCTTCGGCTGCCCCAACCGCATCGTCAGCTTCATCCTGCCCTTGGGCTACAGCTTCAACCTGGACGGCAGCATGATGTACATGACCTTCGCCAGCCTCTTCATCGCGCAGGCTTACGGCATCGACCTGAGCGTGAGCCAGCAGCTCACCATGCTGCTCGTGCTCATGGTCACCAGCAAGGGCATCGCCGGCGTGCCACGGGCCTCGCTGGTGGTGATCGCCGGCACCCTGGCCCTCTTCGACATCCCCGAGGCCGGCCTGCTGCTGCTGCTGGGCGTGGACCACCTGCTGGACATGGGCCGCAGCGCCACCAACGTGGTGGGCAACGCCGTGGCCACCGTGGTGGTGAGCAAGTGGGAGGGGATGCTGGAGAAGTAG
- a CDS encoding tetratricopeptide repeat protein, producing MEHLKERHLHIGLLAGLSLTAFTATTEAQTLLDAQRLTDREQFEAATTAFRKLLAATPNDGATWYFMGENYWENEQPDSAQLCYRRGADLNPRYPLNHAGLGKVLFTRGIPDDASGGALQEAQARREEAKAKLNEAIALAEDKTAKHPKELKALTYREVADAYGAGPDPDVATALAQVDKAIELNPNDADAHVLHGDLLVARGSFDASEAVAAYKRAAELMPSAARPVARKALMYHRAKNYEAAVAEYDRAVAIDPSFAPAYSGRAEALFMTKAYDKATADYTKYLELNAGNISARVRYAKFLFLVGKYTESIAEIDAVRGTGVKDNNLRRIEGYARCEAGDFAAARAAMEAYFAEQPADKVIATDHEYMGKIYAGLAAKVPTTPTPPGTAEAPVPPALGPDLDSLAAESYLKAARMDRTKAYLFAEAGKAFGKAKRHDLATHAFREKIASGKPEVNDYYYLGSSANKAKLYATADSAWTVYCEKQPNLHQGFLGRARANVGLDPDKQTWQARPYYEDVVRRIKPEDQAKYKVDLEEAYFYLGFYHFSKEKDMGMAKCWFEQLKTLNAGTSNTKQGMDMLLTKELQGVSAKDCTLPAQ from the coding sequence ATGGAACACCTGAAAGAACGCCACCTCCACATCGGCCTGCTGGCCGGCCTCAGCCTCACCGCCTTCACCGCCACCACGGAGGCCCAGACCCTGCTGGACGCCCAGCGCCTCACCGACCGTGAACAGTTCGAGGCCGCCACCACGGCCTTCCGCAAGCTGCTGGCCGCCACGCCCAACGACGGCGCCACCTGGTACTTCATGGGTGAGAACTACTGGGAGAACGAACAGCCGGACAGCGCGCAGCTCTGCTACCGCCGGGGCGCGGACCTCAACCCCCGCTACCCGCTGAACCACGCCGGCCTGGGCAAGGTGCTCTTCACCCGCGGCATCCCCGACGACGCCAGTGGTGGCGCCTTGCAGGAGGCCCAGGCCCGCCGCGAAGAGGCCAAGGCCAAGCTGAACGAGGCCATCGCCCTGGCCGAGGACAAGACCGCCAAGCACCCCAAGGAGCTGAAGGCCCTCACCTACCGTGAAGTGGCTGATGCGTACGGCGCCGGTCCCGACCCGGACGTGGCCACCGCGCTGGCCCAGGTGGACAAGGCCATCGAACTGAACCCCAACGACGCCGACGCCCACGTGCTGCACGGCGACCTGCTGGTGGCCCGCGGCTCCTTCGATGCCAGCGAGGCGGTGGCCGCCTACAAGCGCGCCGCCGAACTGATGCCCAGCGCCGCCCGGCCCGTGGCCAGGAAGGCCCTGATGTACCACCGCGCCAAGAACTACGAGGCCGCCGTGGCCGAATACGACCGCGCCGTGGCCATCGACCCCTCCTTCGCCCCCGCCTACAGCGGCCGTGCCGAAGCCCTCTTCATGACCAAGGCCTACGACAAGGCCACTGCGGACTACACCAAGTACCTGGAGCTGAACGCCGGCAACATCAGCGCGCGTGTACGCTACGCCAAGTTCCTCTTCCTGGTGGGCAAGTACACCGAGAGCATCGCCGAGATCGACGCGGTGCGCGGCACCGGTGTGAAGGACAACAACCTGCGCCGGATCGAGGGCTACGCCCGCTGCGAGGCCGGGGACTTCGCCGCGGCGCGTGCCGCCATGGAGGCCTACTTCGCCGAGCAGCCCGCCGACAAGGTGATCGCCACCGACCACGAGTACATGGGCAAGATCTACGCAGGGCTCGCCGCCAAGGTGCCGACCACGCCCACGCCCCCCGGCACCGCCGAGGCCCCGGTGCCGCCGGCCCTGGGCCCCGACCTGGACTCGCTGGCCGCCGAGAGCTACCTGAAGGCCGCCCGCATGGACCGCACCAAGGCCTACCTCTTCGCCGAGGCCGGCAAAGCCTTCGGCAAGGCCAAGCGCCACGACCTGGCCACGCACGCCTTCCGGGAGAAGATCGCCAGCGGCAAACCCGAGGTGAACGACTACTACTACCTGGGCAGCAGCGCCAACAAGGCCAAGCTGTACGCCACCGCCGACAGCGCCTGGACGGTGTACTGCGAGAAACAGCCCAACCTGCACCAGGGCTTCCTCGGGCGGGCACGGGCCAACGTGGGCCTCGACCCCGACAAGCAGACCTGGCAGGCCCGGCCCTACTATGAGGACGTGGTGCGCCGCATCAAGCCCGAGGACCAGGCCAAGTACAAGGTGGACCTGGAGGAGGCCTACTTCTACCTGGGCTTCTACCACTTCAGCAAGGAGAAGGACATGGGCATGGCCAAGTGCTGGTTCGAACAGCTGAAGACCCTGAACGCCGGCACCAGCAACACCAAGCAGGGCATGGACATGCTGCTGACCAAGGAACTTCAGGGCGTGAGCGCCAAGGACTGCACCCTGCCCGCCCAGTAG
- a CDS encoding energy transducer TonB, whose translation MEYLLITGILLVLSLVMTLDFSWNNVLTSVRNQLVFEGRNQAYGAFVLRRDYVKRLMIAVGGSVAFFGLAIGTPKIIEALGGGEEEVVEAKKIVDVNLELFEEEKKEEPPPPPVEVPPPPKIETVQFTALEAVDEPVEEPPPTQEVLEETTASTVTQEGEKGEDAPPPPPPVEEEVMMFAAVEEKPTFPGGEAEFYKYLGKNVKYPQMEAEQGIEGRVFVEFVVDRDGTITEVRTVRGVSAGLDKEATRVMKASPKWSPGKQNGRPVKVRYVIPINFDLR comes from the coding sequence ATGGAATACCTCCTGATCACCGGCATCCTGCTGGTCCTTTCCCTGGTGATGACGCTGGATTTCAGTTGGAACAACGTGCTCACCTCGGTGCGCAACCAGCTGGTGTTCGAGGGCCGCAACCAGGCCTACGGCGCCTTCGTCCTCCGCCGCGACTACGTGAAGCGGCTGATGATCGCCGTGGGCGGCTCGGTAGCCTTCTTCGGGCTGGCCATCGGCACCCCGAAGATCATCGAAGCCCTCGGTGGCGGCGAAGAGGAAGTGGTGGAGGCCAAGAAGATCGTGGACGTGAACCTCGAGCTCTTCGAGGAGGAGAAGAAGGAGGAACCCCCTCCTCCGCCTGTAGAGGTGCCTCCGCCGCCCAAGATCGAGACCGTGCAGTTCACCGCCCTGGAGGCCGTGGACGAGCCCGTCGAGGAACCGCCCCCCACCCAGGAGGTCCTGGAGGAGACCACCGCCAGCACCGTGACCCAGGAGGGCGAAAAGGGTGAGGACGCCCCGCCACCGCCCCCGCCTGTGGAGGAGGAGGTGATGATGTTCGCCGCCGTGGAGGAGAAACCCACCTTCCCCGGGGGTGAGGCCGAGTTCTACAAGTACCTCGGCAAGAACGTGAAGTACCCCCAGATGGAGGCGGAACAGGGCATCGAGGGCCGGGTCTTCGTGGAGTTCGTCGTGGACAGGGACGGTACCATCACCGAGGTGCGCACCGTGCGTGGCGTGAGCGCCGGCCTGGACAAGGAGGCCACCCGCGTGATGAAGGCCTCCCCCAAGTGGAGCCCCGGCAAGCAGAACGGCCGCCCCGTGAAGGTGCGGTACGTGATCCCCATCAACTTCGACCTGCGCTGA
- the gcvH gene encoding glycine cleavage system protein GcvH has protein sequence MNFPADLKYTKDHEWIRLEGGEAVVGITEFAQGELGDIVFVDIGTEGQEVDEHAVFGTVEAVKTVSDLFMPVKGTVLAVNAGLADDPASVNKDPYVSGWMVRIKPANVADVAALMSADEYRALVGH, from the coding sequence ATGAACTTCCCCGCAGACCTGAAGTACACCAAGGACCACGAGTGGATCCGCCTGGAGGGCGGGGAGGCCGTGGTGGGCATCACCGAATTCGCCCAGGGCGAGCTCGGCGACATCGTCTTCGTGGACATCGGCACCGAGGGCCAGGAGGTGGACGAGCATGCGGTCTTCGGCACCGTGGAGGCGGTGAAGACGGTGAGCGACCTGTTCATGCCGGTGAAGGGCACGGTGCTGGCGGTGAACGCCGGCCTGGCCGACGACCCCGCGAGCGTGAACAAGGACCCCTACGTCTCAGGCTGGATGGTGCGGATCAAGCCGGCGAACGTGGCCGATGTGGCCGCGCTGATGAGCGCCGACGAGTACCGCGCCCTGGTGGGTCACTGA
- the cysN gene encoding sulfate adenylyltransferase subunit CysN, translating to MDLLRFTTAGSVDDGKSTLIGRLLFDTKQIFEDQLEAVERASAKRGSGEVDLSLLTDGLRAEREQGITIDVAYRYFATPKRKFIIADTPGHIQYTRNMVTGASTANLAIILVDARKGILEQTCRHSFIASLLGIPHLVFCINKMDLVDYDEATFTRIQKELEDFSSKLEVRDIRYIPISALKGDNVVERSARMPWYQGPTLMYLLENIHIAGDLNHIDRRFPVQTVIRPMTTEHHDFRGFAGRVAGGVFRTGDAIQVLPSGFQSAIKSIHIGEHKVEECFAPQSAVITLNDEIDISRGDMLVSPNNVPGTSQDIDVMLCWFNERPLQPGGKYALKHTSREARCMVKEVKYKMDISTLHKAEDPTIRMNDIGRVQLRTTVPLHFDTYSRNRYTGSLILIDEGTNETVAAGMIV from the coding sequence ATGGATCTTCTGCGGTTCACCACGGCAGGCAGCGTCGACGACGGTAAGAGCACCTTGATCGGTCGCCTGCTCTTCGACACCAAGCAGATCTTCGAGGACCAGCTGGAGGCGGTGGAGCGTGCGAGCGCCAAGCGTGGATCAGGCGAGGTCGACTTGTCGCTGCTGACGGACGGCCTTCGTGCCGAACGCGAGCAGGGCATCACCATCGATGTGGCCTACCGGTACTTCGCCACGCCGAAGCGCAAGTTCATCATCGCCGATACGCCGGGACACATCCAGTACACGCGCAACATGGTCACAGGCGCCAGCACGGCCAACCTGGCGATCATCCTGGTGGACGCACGCAAAGGGATCCTGGAACAGACCTGCCGCCACAGCTTCATCGCGTCATTGCTCGGCATCCCGCACCTGGTGTTCTGCATCAACAAGATGGATCTGGTCGACTATGACGAGGCCACCTTCACCCGCATCCAGAAGGAGCTGGAGGACTTCAGCAGCAAGTTGGAGGTGCGCGACATCCGCTACATCCCCATCAGTGCGCTGAAGGGCGACAACGTGGTGGAGCGCAGCGCGCGGATGCCGTGGTACCAGGGCCCCACCCTCATGTACCTGCTGGAGAACATCCACATCGCGGGCGATCTCAACCACATCGACCGCCGCTTCCCCGTGCAGACGGTGATCCGCCCCATGACCACCGAGCACCACGACTTCCGCGGCTTCGCCGGGCGCGTGGCCGGTGGCGTCTTCCGCACGGGCGACGCCATCCAGGTGCTGCCCAGCGGCTTCCAGAGCGCCATCAAGAGCATCCACATCGGCGAGCACAAGGTGGAGGAATGCTTCGCCCCGCAGAGCGCCGTGATCACACTGAACGACGAGATCGACATCAGCCGCGGCGACATGCTGGTGAGCCCCAACAACGTGCCCGGGACCAGCCAGGACATCGACGTGATGCTCTGCTGGTTCAACGAGCGGCCTTTGCAGCCGGGGGGCAAGTACGCCCTCAAACACACCAGCCGCGAGGCGCGGTGCATGGTGAAGGAGGTGAAGTACAAGATGGACATCAGCACCCTGCACAAGGCGGAGGACCCCACCATCCGCATGAACGACATCGGCCGCGTGCAACTGCGCACCACCGTGCCGCTGCACTTCGATACCTACAGCCGCAACCGCTACACCGGCAGCCTCATCCTCATCGACGAGGGCACCAACGAGACGGTGGCGGCGGGGATGATCGTGTGA